A genomic window from Nicotiana sylvestris chromosome 11, ASM39365v2, whole genome shotgun sequence includes:
- the LOC138881240 gene encoding uncharacterized protein, whose product MHHGGAKKVTVGDDGDLQMQGRICLPNVDGLRDLILEEAHNFRYSIHPGAVKMLTKSAYFIPVVVTYSSERLAEIYSARWSVFTVCSCPSFLIEKELKLMQIRWIELLKNYDINVLYHPGKANVVADALSRKSMGSLAHLETYQRPLAKEVHRLASLGVCLAGRRDFHPHSDGQVEHTIQKLEDMLRACVIDFKGSWDDHLPLLDFAYNNNYHARIHMARFEDLYGRRCRSPIEIGEAELIGPDLMHPAMEKVKIIKERLKTARSHQKSYSDVCRRDLEFQENDWVFLKVSPMKGVMRFGRKGKLSPRLDLPPEMSLVHPVFHVSMLKKVVGDPSLIVPVENIEVNEELTYEEIPVAI is encoded by the exons atgcatcacggtggtgccaagaaggttacTGTTGGTGATGATGGGGATTTGCAGATGCAGGGTAGGATTTGtctgcccaatgtggatgggcttcgtgatttgattcttgaggaggcccacaatttccggtattctattcatccgggtgccgtcaAGAT gttgaccaagtcagcatatttcattcCAGTGGTagttacttattcttcagagcggttagctgagatctactcCGCGAGATGGTCTGTCTTCACGGTGTGCTCGTGTCCATCATTTCTGATTGAG AAGGAATTGAAGCTGATGCAGATAAGATGGATTGAGTTACTCAAGAATTACGACATCAATGTtctataccatccagggaaggctaatgttgtggcggatgctcttagcaGGAAATCTATGGGTAGTTTAGCTCACTTGGAGACATATCAAAGGCCGTTGGCCAAGGAGGTTCATcggttggctagtttgggagtttgtCTTGCGGGAAGGAGGG ATTTCCATCCACACAGTGATGGGCAGGTAGAGCATACTATTCAGAAgcttgaggatatgttgcgcgcttgtgttattgacttcaagggtagctgggatgatcatttgccacTCTTAgattttgcctacaacaataattATCATGCTAGAATTCACATGGCACGGTTCGAGGAtttatatggtaggagatgtagatctcccatCGAGATTGGGGAAGCAGAGTTAATAGGGCCAGATCTGATGCATCCGGCTATGGAGAAAGTTAAGATCATTAAGGAGCGGTTGAAAACTGCCCGAAGTCATCAGAAGTCCTATTCAGATGTGTGTCGTAGGGATTTGGAGTTCCAAGagaatgactgggtattcttgaaagtttcccccatgaagggggTGATGCGGTTTGGTaggaaagggaaattgagtccaag GCTAGATCTACCTCCAGAGATGTCATTAGTGCACCCAGTGTTTCACGTATCCATgttaaagaaggtggttggagatcCGTCGCTTATTGTTCCAGTTGAGAATATTGAGGTTAATGAGGAATTGacttatgaagaaattccagttgccatctga